One window from the genome of Drosophila albomicans strain 15112-1751.03 chromosome 2L, ASM965048v2, whole genome shotgun sequence encodes:
- the LOC127565059 gene encoding uncharacterized protein LOC127565059 codes for MASKRQRSAESPKQGAPVSKKLRAPGSTNTDSNRTKQRATVAETARRHLAVALIDRGDPNGKMSAERWRLTHSKLVDALFVRMENVPDSPMPTFEGTGWLNGVKILTCKDDPTLQWLQATVPKLDGLWEGAKLDVVDRNNIPSMPKAKVLFPIVVQGERALQLLKKQNPAIPTSDWSVLKVNEPLPSGGQHVIIQINKEAEDLLYKRNGKMAWGLGSVYLRLKKRHPNDNDTHTLRSGEVEADLGLESVTDATQHLSLTDKTEEVGEELSMETGPPRVC; via the coding sequence atggcaagcaagcgccaacgGTCCGCTGAGAGTCCCAAGCAAGGGGCTCCAGTGAGCAAGAAGCTGCGAGCACCTGGCTCCACCAACACGGACTCGAACAGGACGAAacagagagcaacggttgctgaaactgccaggcggcatctcgccgttgctctcatagacagaggggaccctaacgggaaaatgtctgcagagcggtggcggttgacccatagtaagctggtcgacgcactgtttgtcaggatggagaatgtcccagacagtccaatgcctacattcgaaggcactggctggctgaatggtgtcaagatcctgacatgcaaggacgacccaacattgcagtggctgcaagcgaccgtacccaaactggacgggctgtgggagggggccaagctggacgtggtggacaggaataatattccgtccatgccgaAGGCGAAAGTCCTTTTCCCAATAGTTGTCCAGGGAGAGCGGGCGCTTcagctgcttaaaaagcagaacccggccataccgacgagtgattggtccgtgctgaaggttaatgaacctttacccagtggtgggcagcacgtgatcattcagatcaacaaggaggccgaggatctgctatataaacgcaatgggaagatggcgtggggcttagggagcgtgtaccTTCGCCTCAAGAAACGTCATCCGAACGAcaatgacacacacacgctgaggtCTGGGGAGGTTGAGGCAGATCTCGGTCTCGAGAGCGTGACCGACGCCACCCAGCACCTCAGCCTGACTGACAagacggaggaggtgggggaggaacTGTCCATGGAGACGGGCCCCCCGCGAGTTTGCtaa